One uncultured Carboxylicivirga sp. genomic window, TAATACGATTAAAGGCTCTTATCCATTTAAGATAAAACATGTTTGGCATGAAGATATTGGGTGGAATAAAAATGCCATTTTAAATAAGGCGATTTTAGCTGCTGAATCAAATTATATCATATTTAATGATGCAGATTGTATACCGCACAGGCACTTTGTGAAAGAGCATTTAATAAATAAAGTGACGGATACCGTTCTAGCAGGAAGGCGTGTTAATCTTAGTGCTGAACTAACTTTCAAACTCACGCCTGAAATGGTTCAGAAAGGTTATATGGAAAGGCTGGGTTTTCTAAAGACCTTTCTGACATTTGAGAAACATTCAGAAAATGGAATTTACGTTCGAACTTCCTTCTTAAGAAAGAAAATCAATAAGAAAGATAAAGGCATATTGGGTTCAAATTTTTCATTGCATAAACAAATGCTGTTGAACATCAATGGATTTG contains:
- a CDS encoding glycosyltransferase — encoded protein: MKTSIILSFYNKIDWLKLVLAGYTRQSFKEFEIIIADDGSASHVVDEINTIKGSYPFKIKHVWHEDIGWNKNAILNKAILAAESNYIIFNDADCIPHRHFVKEHLINKVTDTVLAGRRVNLSAELTFKLTPEMVQKGYMERLGFLKTFLTFEKHSENGIYVRTSFLRKKINKKDKGILGSNFSLHKQMLLNINGFDERYTLPAIGEDTDLEARLRNYGYKVKAVKHLAIQYHLFHKTLPRDEKFRSILEDHIKNKIYWTEYGLTKTGKDTI